ATCGAGCAACACGGATTCACCCAAGCGTATCTGGTGGCGACGCTCAAAGCGCACCAACCGGACGTAAGCAACCTTCTGCGGGGAAGGATCTCCCGCATCAGCATTACGAAGTTGATTCAGTTTGCCGCCCGGCTCAACCTGGATGCGCGGGTCAAGGTGACATCACCGAAAGCGACGGGGAAAGCACTTCCTTCCCTCAAGGCATCTACGGCAAAGTCGAGCAAGAGCAAACGCGAACTGGCCCACGCTTGAGCGTCTGCTGTCACTGATCGAGGTTCAAGAGCATGTCTGGACAAACAGATGTCGTCAAGACAACAGTTCCTTCCGAATTGTCTGCGGCGGTAGAACACCTTCGGAAATCCTTCGATACCATTCATTTTCAATTCGGCTGGACGACAGAACAGTTGTGCTTCTGGCAACTCCACGGTCAAACGCCCAAGGCGGGGACCAGGAACCTCCAAGAATATGCCGAGGCGCTTCCACACTTGAAACAGCGAGTGGGGCCTGCGGCAAGCCAACGCTTTGACAAGATGCTCTCGCGACGGACGCCACCCGCGATCTTCAAAGCGTTCTATGACCTTTACATGGACGGCTTGAAGTTCCAGATACAGCTCATTTTCAAGGGCCTGCTGCAAATGGGTTTCGCGAACGGGAAGAACGTGTCGTTCGGCCCGATTGACTGGGCCAAACAGCTTTCTGAAGAACTCATTGACCATCATCGCCATAAAATTCCGATGTGGGTAAAGGGCGTTTGTGACGAACAGCCCTATGATCCGAACGAAGACATTGAAG
This is a stretch of genomic DNA from Granulicella sp. WH15. It encodes these proteins:
- a CDS encoding helix-turn-helix transcriptional regulator, producing the protein MKNASNKPEHITKGDIFDDLGFSPAETLEMKVKAEIWQALVQHIEQHGFTQAYLVATLKAHQPDVSNLLRGRISRISITKLIQFAARLNLDARVKVTSPKATGKALPSLKASTAKSSKSKRELAHA